From Tiliqua scincoides isolate rTilSci1 chromosome 2, rTilSci1.hap2, whole genome shotgun sequence, the proteins below share one genomic window:
- the LOC136641366 gene encoding cytochrome P450 2C8-like yields the protein MGLTPRKQKELPPGPAPWPFLGNLFQKDVLPVCNSYLKLVKKYGPVFTVWVGPKPTVVLCGYEVVKDALLGHAEEFGGRPDIPLKIPGTSGQGFGNSDEKKWRELRRFTLSTLRDFGMGKRRMSDRVQEEALCLVEEIAARQGQPFDPRSIITSAVSNVICSVVFGSRFDYKDKVFLEQIPRVTDRISFLRSFLGVVYFALPKIMNYLPGRHKKVIAEGQKMYTFIRERVKSHMESLDPQNPRDFIDCFLIKLEKDQSHNEVIFSHEDLVVTVLGLFVAGTGTTSQALLYSLLAMAKFPHIQAKVQQEIAEVVGTHRPPSMEDRMKMPFTNAVVHEIQRYEKSSTETFPRAMTRDTEFRGHTIPKGTSVIPLFTSLHFDPLRWETPEEFNPGHFLDEKGEFTKKDAFMPFSAGKRSCPGEALAKMELFLFFSTLLQNFTFQMNGAAEEKELLSLNVDFLNKNTYPPIQAIKRPL from the exons CTCGTTAAGAAATATGGCCCTGTCTTCACGGTCTGGGTGGGACCAAAGCCAACAGTCGTGCTCTGTGGATATGAAGTGGTGAAAGATGCTTTGCTGGGTCATGCCGAAGAGTTTGGTGGGCGTCCTGACATCCCCCTCAAAATCCCAGGGACCAGTGGTCAAG GTTTTGGCAACTCAGATGAGAAGAAATGGCGGGAACTGCGCCGGTTCACACTTTCCACACTGCGGGACTTTgggatggggaagagaagaatgtCCGATCGTGTGCAGGAGGAAGCTCTTTGCCTGGTGGAGGAAATAGCAGCCAGACAAG GGCAACCATTTGATCCAAGAAGCATCATCACAAGTGCTGTTTCAAATGTGATCTGCTCCGTTGTCTTTGGGAGTCGGTTTGACTACAAGGATAAGGTCTTCCTAGAGCAAATACCCCGTGTGACAGACCGTATATCCTTCCTCCGAAGTTTCTTAGGAGTG GTGTATTTTGCTCTCCCAAAAATAATGAACTATCTGCCTGGAAGGCACAAAAAGGTCATAGCAGAAGGTCAAAAAATGTATACATTTATCCGTGAGAGGGTGAAGTCCCACATGGAGAGTCTGGACCCTCAGAACCCCCGGGACTTTATTGACTGCTTCCTTATCAAGTTGGAGAAG GACCAGTCTCACAATGAAGTCATCTTCAGTCATGAAGATCTTGTTGTGACCGTCCTAGGGCTCTTTGTTGCTGGTACAGGGACCACAAGTCAAGCCTTGCTCTACAGCCTCCTGGCAATGGCCAAATTCCCGCATATTCAAG CTAAAGTCCAGCAGGAGATTGCTGAGGTGGTAGGTACCCACCGCCCTCCAAGCATGGAAGACCGTATGAAGATGCCCTTCACCAATGCGGTTGTCCATGAGATTCAGAGATACGAGAAATCCAGTACTGAGACCTTCCCACGCGCAATGACTCGAGATACGGAATTCAGGGGCCACACAATCCCTAAG GGCACCTCTGTCATTCCGCTGTTCACCTCTTTGCACTTTGACCCACTCCGGTGGGAGACACCAGAGGAGTTTAACCCAGGCCATTTCTTGGATGAGAAGGGCGAGTTCACAAAGAAAGATGCCTTCATGCCTTTTTCAGCAG GGAAGCGATCCTGCCCAGGGGAAGCACTGGCTAAGATGGAGCTTTTCCTCTTCTTCAGCACTCTCCTGCAGAACTTCACCTTCCAGATGAATGGAGCAGCTGAAGAGAAGGAGCTATTGTCTTTGAATGTGGACTTCCTAAACAAGAATACATATCCCCCAATACAAGCCATTAAACGTCCACTGTGA